AGTGGAACGTTGAGCGGCGCGCACAGGGAGTACAGCGTCTCGACGGTGGGGTTCCGCTTGCCCGATTCGATCTCGGACAGCGTGCCTTTGCCGATCCCCGCTTCGCGGGCGAGGTGCGTGAGCGTCATCCCCCGCGCCTCCCGCAGGGCGAGGACGTTGCGACCGATATTGAGCGAAGTCATTCCCCCATGGTACGTTCCACATATGGAACGTTCTGTAGATGGAACGCAGGAGGCCGGGCTTTCCGCTCCGCTGACCGCAGGCGTGGTGTGCGCCGTCGTGGGGTTCGCCGCCACATTCGCCGTCGTGCTCGGAGGCCTCCAGGCCGTCGGCGCCACCCCCGGACAGGCGACTTCCGGCCTCATCATGGTGACGCTCATGGTGGGTGCGGCATCGTTGCTGCTCTCCTGGCGCCACAGGATCCCGCTCGTGGCGGCGTGGTCGACCCCAGGTGCGGCGCTCCTGATGAGCGTCCACGAACTTCCCGGGGGATGGCCGGGAGCGGTGGGTGCCTTCCTGGTCTGCGGACTCCTGCTCACTCTCACCGGGCTGTGGCCGTTCCTCGCCACCCTGGTCGGCAGGATCCCGCCCCACATCGCTCAGGCGGTGCTGGCCGGGGTCCTCCTGCCACTGTGTGTGGCCCCGTTCAAGGAACTGCAGAGCAGCCCTCTCGCCATCCTTCCGGTGCTCGCCGCATGGCTCCTGATCGGCTGGTGGCGACCGCGGTGGGCCGTCCCCGGCGCGCTCGCCGTCGCCGTCGTCGTGGTCGCGGTGAGTGCCAGCGGGTCGGCGGTGAACGTCAGCGGGGCGACGTTCATCCCGCGCCTCGAGTTCGTCGCGCCGGTCTTCGACCTTCAGGCGATCGCCGGGATCGCCCTGCCGCTGTATCTCATCACCATGGCGTCGCAGAACATCCCCGGGGCGGCGATCCTCGGAAGTTTCGGGTACCAGGTGCCCTGGCGGTCGGGGATCGTGACCACCGGCGCCGGAAGTCTGATCGCGGCGCCCTTCGGCGGGCACGCGGTCAATCTTGCGGCCATCAGCGCGGCCCTGGCGGCCGGGCCCGAAGCCGGGCCGGCGAACCGCCGCTGGCTCGCGGGAGTGTCGGCCGGCGCGACCTACATCCTGCTCGGGCTGGGCGCGGCGAGCCTGTCCGTCATCATGCTCGCGGCCCCAACAGGCGTCCTCGCGGCGCTGTCCGGCGTGGCTCTCATCGGGACGCTCGCGTCCGCGCTCGCCGGCGCCGTCGCAGACCGGGCCCACTGGGACTCCTCGGCCGTGACCTTCATCGTGGCCGCGTCGGGGTTCTCGGCGTGGGGCTTCAGTTCGGCATGCTGGGCCCTGGCCGCCGGTCTCCTCGTGCAGTTCCTCCGCAAGCGCCCCGGCGCTTCTCCTGCCAAGGCGCCGAGTGAGGCCCCACTTCTCACCGGCAGCGGGAAATAGACTGACCCTCAACACCTCGGGCCCCGGAACGTCAGTTCCGGGGCCCGAGGCGCGTCTCAGCGGCTGTGCTTCAGCGGCGTCCGAAGGCTAGCGCGGCAGCACCTGCACGACGGCGGGACGCGGGGCCCGCGCCTGGCCGCGCTTGGGCTTCGCACCGGCGGGCACGTAGTCGGGGAAGTACGAGTGCGGCTCCTCCCAG
The nucleotide sequence above comes from Arthrobacter woluwensis. Encoded proteins:
- a CDS encoding benzoate/H(+) symporter BenE family transporter; this translates as MERSVDGTQEAGLSAPLTAGVVCAVVGFAATFAVVLGGLQAVGATPGQATSGLIMVTLMVGAASLLLSWRHRIPLVAAWSTPGAALLMSVHELPGGWPGAVGAFLVCGLLLTLTGLWPFLATLVGRIPPHIAQAVLAGVLLPLCVAPFKELQSSPLAILPVLAAWLLIGWWRPRWAVPGALAVAVVVVAVSASGSAVNVSGATFIPRLEFVAPVFDLQAIAGIALPLYLITMASQNIPGAAILGSFGYQVPWRSGIVTTGAGSLIAAPFGGHAVNLAAISAALAAGPEAGPANRRWLAGVSAGATYILLGLGAASLSVIMLAAPTGVLAALSGVALIGTLASALAGAVADRAHWDSSAVTFIVAASGFSAWGFSSACWALAAGLLVQFLRKRPGASPAKAPSEAPLLTGSGK